In the Octadecabacter sp. SW4 genome, one interval contains:
- a CDS encoding sugar ABC transporter substrate-binding protein → MKKLLIGTALAAITSAGSVMAESHGVSACLITKTDTNPFFVKMREGAEAAAAEAGITLRSYAGKIDGDHETQVAAIETCIADGASGILITASDTSSIVGAVTQAREAGLLVIALDTPLEPTDAADATFATDNFLAGELIGQWAAATLGDDAASARIAMLDLAVSQPTVGVLRDQGFLQGFGIDLADPNVNGDEDDPRIVGNDVTAGNEEGGRTAMENLLAVDPTINVVYTINEPAAAGAYEALKSIGRENDVLIVSVDGGCPGVQNIADGVIGATSQQYPLRMAALGIEAIAAFAADGTLPENTPGKDFFDTGVALVTDQPAGGVESISVAEGTELCWG, encoded by the coding sequence ATGAAGAAATTGCTTATTGGGACGGCGCTTGCCGCCATCACTTCCGCCGGTTCCGTCATGGCCGAAAGCCACGGCGTCTCGGCCTGCCTGATCACCAAGACCGACACCAACCCCTTCTTCGTCAAGATGCGCGAAGGCGCCGAAGCAGCCGCCGCCGAGGCGGGCATCACGCTGCGCTCTTATGCGGGCAAGATCGACGGCGATCACGAAACGCAAGTGGCCGCGATCGAGACATGCATCGCCGACGGCGCGTCCGGCATCCTGATCACCGCGTCCGACACATCATCCATCGTCGGTGCCGTGACCCAGGCCCGCGAGGCTGGCCTGCTGGTCATCGCGCTTGATACACCGCTCGAACCGACCGACGCGGCGGATGCGACCTTTGCGACCGACAACTTCCTGGCCGGTGAACTGATCGGCCAATGGGCCGCGGCGACGTTGGGCGATGATGCGGCAAGTGCCCGTATCGCCATGCTTGATCTGGCCGTCAGCCAGCCAACCGTTGGCGTGCTGCGCGATCAGGGCTTCCTTCAGGGCTTTGGCATCGACCTTGCGGATCCAAACGTGAACGGCGACGAAGATGATCCGCGTATCGTCGGCAACGACGTCACCGCAGGCAACGAAGAAGGCGGGCGCACCGCGATGGAAAATCTGCTGGCTGTCGATCCAACCATCAACGTGGTCTATACGATCAACGAACCTGCCGCCGCGGGTGCCTACGAGGCGCTGAAATCCATCGGCCGCGAAAACGACGTGTTGATCGTGTCTGTCGACGGTGGCTGCCCGGGTGTGCAAAACATCGCGGACGGCGTGATCGGCGCAACTTCACAGCAGTATCCGCTGCGCATGGCCGCCCTTGGTATCGAGGCGATTGCCGCCTTCGCCGCCGATGGCACCCTGCCCGAAAACACCCCCGGCAAGGATTTCTTTGACACCGGCGTGGCCCTTGTCACCGATCAGCCTGCCGGAGGTGTCGAAAGCATTTCTGTCGCCGAAGGCACGGAGCTGTGCTGGGGCTAA
- a CDS encoding mechanosensitive ion channel domain-containing protein, translated as MRIFRLLAALALTLFMALPALAQGATGEAPTGTISTDVTAQTDADMAVRLREILGELGGFDDVTVTVNEGIVTLRGTTNSAAEAASLETLVNRVEGVVAIKNNVTETADIARRLNPAVERFTARLDQFIIFLPILVIALTVFAVIIFFGFWIARMRQPWARLAPNAFIADLFRTLVRIAFVVGGIVIALDIMNATALLSTILGAAGLIGLAIGFAVRDTVENFIASVMLSIRQPFRPNDVVEINGDQGKVIRLTSRATILLSFDGNHIRIPNATVFKSRIINFSLNRERRFQFTIGVESAADLAAVRSLAADTVQALPFILDEPAVSVWLGDITDAGVEVIVTGWIDQNETSLVAARGEALRLVKGAIIASGVAIPDTTYTIRLDGAEPPTAAQTKGTRAKSAPAPAPESLTPGSVDAAQENALDRMIDAEREDGEGEDLLREDALKE; from the coding sequence ATGCGTATTTTCCGCCTATTGGCTGCCCTGGCCCTGACCTTGTTCATGGCCCTGCCCGCGCTGGCCCAGGGCGCCACCGGCGAGGCCCCGACAGGCACGATTTCCACCGATGTCACGGCGCAGACCGATGCCGATATGGCGGTGCGCTTGCGTGAAATTCTGGGCGAACTGGGCGGTTTCGACGATGTGACCGTCACCGTCAACGAAGGCATCGTCACCCTGCGTGGCACCACCAATTCGGCCGCCGAAGCCGCAAGCCTCGAAACCCTTGTGAACCGGGTCGAGGGTGTGGTCGCGATCAAGAACAACGTCACCGAAACCGCCGATATCGCCCGCCGCCTGAACCCGGCCGTGGAACGGTTCACGGCGCGACTGGATCAGTTCATCATCTTTTTGCCGATCCTTGTGATTGCGCTGACGGTCTTTGCGGTGATCATATTCTTCGGGTTTTGGATTGCACGAATGCGCCAGCCCTGGGCGCGGCTCGCGCCCAATGCCTTTATCGCCGATCTGTTCCGCACCCTTGTGCGCATCGCCTTTGTGGTAGGCGGAATTGTCATTGCGCTGGACATCATGAACGCCACGGCACTGCTGTCGACGATCCTTGGCGCAGCGGGCCTGATCGGTCTGGCGATCGGTTTTGCCGTGCGCGACACGGTCGAAAACTTTATCGCATCGGTGATGCTGTCAATCCGCCAGCCGTTCCGGCCCAACGATGTCGTGGAAATCAACGGCGATCAGGGCAAGGTGATCCGCCTGACCAGCCGCGCCACGATCCTGTTGTCGTTTGACGGCAATCACATCCGTATCCCCAATGCGACAGTGTTCAAAAGCCGGATCATCAACTTTTCCCTGAACCGCGAACGCCGTTTTCAGTTCACCATCGGTGTGGAGTCCGCCGCTGATCTTGCTGCCGTGCGCAGCCTTGCCGCCGACACGGTGCAGGCCTTGCCCTTCATCCTTGATGAACCGGCTGTCTCTGTCTGGCTGGGCGATATCACCGATGCAGGCGTCGAGGTAATCGTCACCGGCTGGATCGACCAGAACGAAACCTCGCTTGTGGCAGCGCGCGGCGAGGCATTGCGCCTCGTCAAAGGGGCGATCATCGCGTCTGGGGTCGCGATTCCCGATACGACCTACACGATCAGGCTGGACGGGGCCGAACCACCTACGGCCGCACAAACCAAGGGCACCAGGGCCAAATCCGCCCCTGCCCCTGCACCCGAATCCCTGACTCCGGGATCCGTGGATGCGGCACAGGAAAATGCGCTGGACCGGATGATCGACGCCGAACGCGAAGACGGGGAAGGCGAAGACCTGCTACGCGAGGATGCCCTCAAGGAATAG
- a CDS encoding ABC transporter permease translates to MSDKNDDYESVVKTGSAEAVAHFEDDRKGVLARVQHALHVNPALVPLFVLVASIIIFGALLGTKFFSPFALTLILQQVQIVGIVAAAQSLVILTAGIDLSVGAIAVLSSVIMGQFTFRYGVPVEIAVVSGLAFGTLIGAINGWLVAAMRLPPFIVTLGMWQIVLAANFLYSANETIRSQEIEADAPLLQLLGTTFKIGADADGRGGATFTYGVIAMVLIFAILAYILSQTAWGRHIYAVGDDPEAAQLSGVNVRGTLISVYAVTGFICAIAGWALIGRIGSVSPTSGQLLNIESITAVVIGGISLFGGRGSIMGPLFGALIVGVFTLGLRLAGADAQWTFLLIGALIIGAVAVDQWIRKVSA, encoded by the coding sequence ATGTCTGACAAGAATGATGATTATGAATCTGTCGTAAAAACAGGCTCTGCCGAGGCGGTCGCGCATTTCGAGGACGACCGCAAAGGCGTTCTGGCCCGGGTGCAGCATGCGTTGCACGTCAATCCCGCCCTCGTTCCGCTGTTTGTTCTGGTCGCCTCGATCATTATTTTCGGCGCGCTTCTGGGCACCAAGTTCTTTTCGCCCTTCGCGCTGACGCTGATCCTGCAACAGGTGCAGATCGTCGGGATCGTCGCGGCGGCACAAAGCCTTGTCATTCTGACCGCCGGTATTGACCTCAGCGTCGGGGCAATCGCCGTATTGTCCAGTGTCATCATGGGGCAATTCACCTTTCGCTATGGTGTGCCCGTGGAAATCGCGGTGGTCAGCGGTTTGGCCTTTGGCACGCTGATCGGGGCGATCAATGGCTGGCTGGTTGCGGCGATGAGACTGCCGCCTTTCATCGTGACACTGGGCATGTGGCAAATCGTTCTGGCCGCCAACTTTCTCTATTCCGCCAACGAAACGATCCGCAGTCAGGAAATCGAGGCCGATGCCCCGCTTTTGCAACTGCTTGGCACGACCTTCAAGATCGGTGCGGATGCTGACGGGCGCGGCGGAGCGACCTTTACCTATGGCGTGATCGCGATGGTCCTGATCTTTGCGATCCTCGCCTATATCCTGAGCCAGACCGCATGGGGCCGCCACATCTATGCCGTGGGCGATGACCCGGAAGCGGCGCAATTGTCAGGCGTGAACGTAAGGGGCACGCTGATTTCGGTCTATGCCGTCACCGGCTTTATCTGCGCCATCGCAGGCTGGGCCTTGATCGGGCGGATCGGATCGGTCAGCCCCACGTCCGGCCAGCTTCTCAATATCGAAAGCATCACGGCTGTGGTGATCGGCGGCATCTCCCTTTTCGGCGGACGCGGGTCGATCATGGGGCCACTGTTTGGAGCGCTGATCGTCGGGGTATTCACCCTTGGGCTGCGCCTTGCGGGTGCAGACGCCCAGTGGACGTTCCTGCTGATCGGCGCGCTTATCATCGGCGCCGTCGCCGTAGACCAATGGATCAGAAAGGTATCAGCATGA
- a CDS encoding primase-helicase family protein, protein MNHKTNEGTDNNQAIINELAAAYGQQFVRKDSKFFDVAHLNTALSRNDVEMMVLNRIQEEFPDVTLTNPILRGVFDLLIVSRHPDRNRSIQVWNGASSCLPGQSDQLVSERGAVSINTWTVPRYRSLRVNAADFGIVGDFLDFIFQQEVEKELFLDWLSWCLQNEGQKPTWAPFLYSKSKGTGKSTLCRIMAEVFGHENTSVQNNLDKLTQQFNATVLRSKLVISEETHLKQGSVKGNSVKTYITDAHVLVEQKGKEAVRERNVTCFAFTSNFAPTWMEEGERRYAVFELEHDGRSGGPSAMEFSAQVGEVHAFLDDPENVARLYNALIQRKQAEAFNAKSLNIEAYATPIMKRMAQNSRQTVLEQVEQLLNESGAVVVPQSTLVDRLTRVLHVPSNQTRHLMDELGWSKCSVKWGGEDYARVLWVKPGFMVDRGRIYGPEFDDVKISEYLARVPATNAFAEMELVL, encoded by the coding sequence ATGAATCATAAAACCAACGAAGGAACTGACAATAATCAAGCAATAATCAACGAGCTGGCAGCGGCTTACGGACAGCAGTTCGTCAGGAAGGACAGTAAGTTCTTCGATGTCGCTCACCTCAATACCGCGCTCTCTAGAAATGACGTCGAAATGATGGTGTTGAACCGCATTCAGGAGGAGTTTCCGGACGTGACGCTGACCAACCCCATCCTAAGAGGTGTATTTGATCTTCTTATCGTCTCTCGTCATCCCGATCGAAATCGAAGCATTCAGGTATGGAACGGTGCTTCCTCGTGCCTACCCGGCCAGTCCGACCAGCTTGTTTCAGAGCGCGGAGCGGTGAGCATCAACACGTGGACGGTGCCGCGCTATCGCAGCCTAAGGGTCAACGCAGCCGACTTCGGGATAGTCGGTGACTTCCTCGACTTCATTTTTCAGCAGGAGGTGGAGAAGGAGTTGTTCTTAGACTGGTTGTCCTGGTGCCTTCAGAATGAAGGCCAGAAACCAACGTGGGCTCCTTTCCTCTACTCTAAGAGCAAGGGAACAGGCAAAAGCACCCTGTGCCGCATCATGGCTGAAGTCTTCGGGCACGAGAACACTTCTGTTCAGAACAACCTCGATAAGCTCACGCAGCAATTCAACGCGACGGTCCTGCGCAGCAAGTTGGTTATTTCGGAGGAAACCCACCTTAAGCAGGGGTCCGTCAAGGGCAACTCAGTAAAGACATACATCACTGATGCCCACGTCCTCGTCGAGCAGAAGGGCAAGGAGGCTGTCAGAGAACGGAATGTGACTTGCTTCGCCTTCACTTCGAATTTCGCTCCGACATGGATGGAAGAAGGCGAGAGGCGCTATGCTGTCTTCGAGCTTGAGCATGATGGACGTTCCGGCGGTCCGAGTGCGATGGAGTTTTCTGCGCAAGTAGGAGAGGTCCATGCCTTTCTAGACGATCCTGAGAATGTCGCCCGGCTTTACAATGCGCTGATTCAACGCAAGCAGGCGGAGGCGTTCAATGCGAAGAGCCTGAATATCGAAGCCTATGCCACCCCAATCATGAAGCGGATGGCCCAGAATAGCCGCCAGACAGTGTTGGAGCAGGTTGAACAACTACTCAACGAATCCGGTGCCGTGGTGGTGCCTCAGAGCACCCTAGTTGATCGCCTGACTCGCGTCCTTCATGTCCCTTCCAACCAGACACGCCACCTGATGGATGAGCTAGGATGGAGCAAGTGTAGCGTGAAATGGGGAGGAGAAGATTATGCGCGTGTTCTCTGGGTGAAGCCCGGGTTCATGGTCGATCGAGGCAGGATTTACGGTCCTGAGTTCGACGACGTGAAGATTTCTGAATACCTGGCTCGCGTTCCGGCGACCAATGCTTTCGCTGAAATGGAGCTGGTTCTATGA
- a CDS encoding transposase yields MSKRKQHAPEFKAKVALEALKGEQTVAELASRFGVHPTMIHGWKKALLEGASGVFERGGKQAPGIDEEQLKELHAKIGELAVANDFLSRKLKPWTGK; encoded by the coding sequence ATGTCGAAACGGAAGCAGCATGCGCCTGAGTTCAAGGCGAAGGTGGCGCTTGAGGCGCTGAAGGGTGAGCAGACGGTGGCCGAGCTGGCGAGCCGGTTCGGGGTTCATCCGACGATGATCCACGGCTGGAAGAAAGCCTTGCTGGAAGGCGCATCCGGCGTGTTCGAGCGCGGCGGCAAACAGGCACCCGGGATTGACGAAGAGCAACTGAAAGAGTTGCACGCCAAGATCGGGGAGTTGGCAGTGGCCAATGATTTTTTGTCCAGAAAGCTCAAGCCGTGGACCGGCAAGTGA
- a CDS encoding IS3 family transposase (programmed frameshift), whose protein sequence is MRKTTKSPGEKIVKDIKRATRKHYSSEEKIRIVLDGLRGEDSIAELCRREGISQGIYYKWSKDFMEAGKRRLAGDTARAANTDEVKELRREAKDLKEVVAEQTLELRLLKKKHDRRWGRPRMRYPASEKLEIIRLVEGSHLSARLTLAKLGIPRTTFYRWYDRYLQRGEAGLQDQSPKPKHVWNRVPDEVKRKVVDFALQETELSPRELAVTFTDQERYFVSESTVYRVLKAHDLITSPAFIVIKAASEFKDKTTAINQLWQTDFTYIKVLGWGWFYLSTVLDDYSRYIVSWKLCTNMRAEDVTDTLDLALQASGCDQVHVVHKPRLLSDNGSSYVSGDLAEWLQDKGMKHSRGAPYHPQTQGKIERWHQTLKNRILLENYFLPGDLEAQIEAFVDHYNHQRYHESINNVTPADVYFGRDKAILKQRERIKRKTLEARRLHHRQHAA, encoded by the exons ATGAGAAAGACAACGAAGAGCCCTGGCGAGAAGATCGTCAAAGACATCAAGCGCGCCACGCGCAAGCATTATTCATCCGAAGAGAAGATCAGGATCGTACTGGATGGGCTGCGTGGCGAGGACAGCATTGCAGAGCTGTGCCGCCGTGAAGGCATATCGCAAGGCATTTACTACAAGTGGTCCAAGGACTTCATGGAAGCCGGTAAGCGGCGTCTGGCAGGCGACACTGCGCGGGCTGCAAACACCGATGAGGTCAAAGAACTGCGCCGTGAGGCCAAGGATCTCAAAGAGGTTGTCGCGGAACAGACGCTCGAATTGCGTCTTCTCAA AAAAAAGCATGACAGGCGATGGGGGCGACCACGAATGAGGTATCCTGCATCAGAGAAGCTGGAGATCATTCGTTTGGTTGAGGGCAGCCATCTGTCGGCGCGTCTGACACTGGCCAAGCTGGGTATCCCACGCACGACGTTCTACCGTTGGTACGATCGGTACCTGCAGCGCGGTGAGGCCGGATTGCAGGATCAATCCCCCAAGCCCAAGCACGTTTGGAACCGCGTGCCTGACGAGGTGAAGCGCAAGGTTGTCGACTTCGCCTTGCAGGAAACGGAACTGTCACCGCGCGAGTTGGCGGTGACGTTCACGGATCAGGAGCGCTATTTTGTCTCAGAATCCACAGTGTATCGGGTGCTAAAGGCGCATGATCTAATCACTAGCCCGGCCTTCATCGTCATCAAGGCAGCCAGCGAGTTCAAAGACAAAACAACTGCGATCAACCAGCTTTGGCAAACAGACTTCACCTACATCAAGGTTCTGGGATGGGGTTGGTTCTATCTCAGCACTGTCCTCGACGACTACAGCCGCTACATCGTCTCCTGGAAGCTCTGCACCAACATGCGGGCTGAAGACGTTACCGATACGCTTGACCTCGCATTGCAAGCATCCGGCTGCGACCAAGTTCACGTCGTTCACAAGCCACGTCTGCTCAGCGACAACGGATCGAGTTACGTCTCTGGAGATCTGGCGGAATGGTTGCAGGACAAAGGCATGAAGCATTCTCGCGGCGCGCCATACCATCCGCAAACCCAAGGCAAGATCGAGCGTTGGCATCAGACTTTAAAGAACCGCATCCTGCTGGAAAACTACTTCCTGCCGGGTGATCTTGAAGCTCAAATCGAAGCCTTCGTCGACCACTACAATCATCAGCGGTATCACGAGAGCATCAACAACGTCACACCCGCCGACGTCTACTTTGGCCGTGACAAAGCCATTCTAAAACAAAGGGAAAGGATCAAACGAAAGACACTCGAAGCGCGGCGCTTGCATCACCGACAGCACGCCGCATAA
- a CDS encoding HNH endonuclease, translated as MASARLVYCVVNRAVLTERTVIRHRCHNERCVNPSHLVEGSAADNKRDDWDFWANGVDYNLL; from the coding sequence GTGGCCTCCGCGCGTCTCGTCTACTGTGTGGTCAATCGTGCTGTCCTGACCGAGAGAACCGTGATCCGACATCGCTGCCATAACGAGCGCTGTGTGAACCCCTCACATCTCGTTGAAGGGTCGGCGGCTGACAATAAGCGAGACGACTGGGACTTCTGGGCGAACGGGGTGGACTACAACCTGCTCTAG
- a CDS encoding ROK family protein has translation MDDGLVRSISSGLSQKGVRDHNERLLLSLVQRHGALPGSDLAKRAGLSPPTVSSILRRLEAEGLLERGDPVRGKVGKPSIPMRLAADGAFSYGLKIGRRSAELVLIDLRGDLRHERQLTYETPLPDQIFDFVETGVHSIAENLTLKQASRICGLGVAAPFEMWNWPQNQAGADSAFETWRDVDLRTILQERSGQPVSLMNDATAACQAEHTYGRGREFRDYAYFFVGAYVGGASPLTMRSMKGGRATRAHLDRCAVSARTAKACNWWTWPLFTSLNCACVK, from the coding sequence ATGGATGACGGGTTAGTCAGATCAATCAGCTCGGGGCTGAGCCAGAAAGGCGTTCGCGATCACAACGAACGTTTACTGCTTTCGCTTGTGCAGCGTCACGGGGCATTGCCCGGCAGCGATCTGGCGAAACGCGCGGGCTTATCGCCACCAACGGTATCAAGCATTCTGCGCCGGCTCGAGGCCGAAGGGCTGCTTGAACGTGGCGATCCGGTCCGCGGCAAAGTCGGAAAACCCTCTATTCCCATGCGTTTGGCTGCCGATGGGGCGTTTTCCTATGGCCTCAAGATCGGGCGGCGATCTGCCGAACTTGTGCTGATTGACCTCAGGGGTGATCTGCGCCACGAGCGTCAGTTGACCTATGAAACGCCCTTGCCCGACCAGATCTTCGACTTTGTTGAAACAGGCGTCCACAGTATCGCGGAAAACCTGACGCTCAAGCAAGCCAGCCGGATTTGCGGGCTTGGCGTCGCCGCCCCCTTCGAGATGTGGAACTGGCCGCAGAATCAGGCAGGGGCGGATAGCGCGTTTGAAACTTGGCGCGATGTCGACCTGCGGACGATCCTGCAAGAGCGTTCGGGTCAGCCGGTCTCGCTCATGAATGATGCAACGGCGGCTTGCCAGGCCGAACACACATACGGGCGCGGTCGTGAATTTCGCGACTACGCCTATTTCTTCGTGGGCGCATATGTCGGGGGGGCATCGCCCTTAACAATGCGGTCTATGAAGGGCGGCAGGGCAACGCGGGCGCACTTGGATCGCTGCGCAGTATCGGCCCGAACGGCGAAAGCATGCAACTGGTGGACATGGCCTCTATTCACCAGCTTGAACTGCGCCTGCGTGAAGTAG
- a CDS encoding HNH endonuclease, producing the protein MSCSDFVYHDDSEEWSLNVINNHYEEARSRVSSLLERSVEDENGCRLLATQKRPKTRFRGRQVASARLVYCVVNRAVLTERTVIRHRCHNERCVNPSHLVEGSAADNKRDDWDFWANGVDYNLL; encoded by the coding sequence ATGAGTTGTTCCGACTTCGTATACCACGATGACAGCGAAGAATGGTCTCTCAATGTCATCAATAACCACTATGAGGAGGCCCGTTCGCGGGTCTCTTCCCTCCTAGAGCGGTCTGTTGAGGATGAGAATGGGTGCCGGTTGCTCGCCACTCAGAAGCGCCCGAAGACACGCTTTAGAGGGCGTCAGGTGGCCTCCGCGCGTCTCGTCTACTGTGTGGTCAATCGTGCTGTCCTGACCGAGAGAACCGTGATCCGACATCGCTGCCATAACGAGCGCTGTGTGAACCCCTCACATCTCGTTGAAGGGTCGGCGGCTGACAATAAGCGAGACGACTGGGACTTCTGGGCGAACGGGGTGGACTACAACCTGCTCTAG
- the kdsA gene encoding 3-deoxy-8-phosphooctulonate synthase: MNDVSIGALTVSNDRPLTLIAGPCQLESIEHALMIASHMAKVCARTGAQFIFKGSFDKANRTSLSGKRGLGIDEGLRVMEQVKAELGCPVLTDIHNVDQCAPVAQVCDVMQIPAFLCRQTDLLLAAGETGAVINVKKGQFLAPWDMPNVVSKIESTGNTRILLTERGTSFGYNTLVADMRSLPQMAATGYPVVMDATHSVQQPGGMGGSSGGQREFAPVMARAAVSLGIASVFIETHEAPDTAPSDGPNMIPLDQMDALMSSLMAFDKLAKEDPIRL; the protein is encoded by the coding sequence ATGAATGACGTTTCCATCGGTGCTTTGACGGTTTCCAACGACCGTCCCCTGACCCTGATCGCTGGCCCCTGCCAGTTGGAAAGCATTGAGCACGCCCTGATGATTGCCAGCCATATGGCAAAGGTATGCGCCAGGACCGGCGCGCAGTTCATCTTCAAGGGCAGTTTTGACAAGGCCAACCGCACCTCCCTGTCGGGCAAGCGCGGCCTTGGCATCGACGAAGGCTTGCGCGTGATGGAGCAGGTCAAGGCGGAACTGGGGTGCCCCGTGCTGACAGACATTCACAACGTCGATCAATGTGCGCCTGTGGCGCAGGTCTGCGATGTGATGCAAATCCCCGCGTTCCTGTGCCGTCAAACTGATTTGCTTTTGGCGGCAGGCGAAACCGGCGCGGTGATCAACGTCAAGAAGGGGCAGTTCCTTGCCCCTTGGGACATGCCCAACGTCGTGTCCAAGATCGAAAGCACCGGCAACACCCGCATCCTGCTGACCGAACGGGGCACTTCCTTTGGCTACAACACGCTTGTGGCCGATATGCGCAGCCTGCCACAGATGGCCGCCACGGGATACCCCGTGGTGATGGACGCAACCCATTCGGTGCAACAGCCCGGCGGCATGGGCGGCAGCTCTGGCGGACAGCGCGAATTTGCCCCCGTCATGGCCCGCGCGGCGGTCTCCTTGGGCATCGCATCGGTGTTCATCGAAACCCACGAAGCGCCCGATACGGCACCCTCTGATGGGCCTAACATGATCCCGCTTGATCAAATGGACGCGCTGATGTCCTCGCTGATGGCATTTGACAAACTGGCCAAGGAAGATCCGATCCGCCTCTAG